A genomic stretch from Coffea arabica cultivar ET-39 chromosome 10c, Coffea Arabica ET-39 HiFi, whole genome shotgun sequence includes:
- the LOC140015949 gene encoding zinc finger BED domain-containing protein RICESLEEPER 2-like, translating to MEQNNEDVEQLNYNEERANEMSEEEIEIIEDGGNEGGQQVDGDGGAGPLEKKQRKKKSSIWDEMTEVVLDNGTVKVKCNHCKELFTKSTTGVTSQHKRHLTSCLQRKMAIGEQSKQKLQVLSFHSSLLSQISHMIMPRKLKSLLKGAGRISITTDLWKSGQKIQCMIVTGHFIDSDWVLQKCTLNFCNVPPPHTGVIIVDTLMQDGLGQLGGVIDVVREGIKYLNNSESMLLEFAKIKKQLQLPSRKLILDCPTRWNSTYLMFASGLEFKDVFPRYADIDPGFHYVLIDFEWMKVEEVCKFLGIFHEISDMISGFEYPTANIFLVELYRIKELLNEKALDPFEHIRAMAGSMSAKFDKYWGESNVLLSLGAILDPRYKMFLINHAFR from the exons ATGGAGCAAAATAATGAAGACGTGGAACAATTGAATTACAACGAAGAAAGAGCTAATGAGATGAGTGAAGAAGAGATAGAAATAATAGAAGATGGTGGCAATGAAGGAGGACAGCAAGTAGATGGAGATGGAGGAGCTGGTCCTTTGGAGAAAaagcaaaggaagaagaaatccAGCATATGGGATGAAATGACTGAAGTAGTGCTAGATAATGGGACGGTCAAAGTGAAGTGCAACCATTGCAAGGAGCTTTTCACCAAGAGTACAACTGGAGTCACATCTCAGCACAAGAGACACCTGACTTCTTGTCTCCAAAGAAAGATGGCCATTGGGGAGCAAAGCAAACAAAAGCTACAAGtgctttcatttcattcatcacTTCTATCACAAATTTCTCATATGATCATgccaag GAAGCTGAAATCATTGTTGAAAGGTGCTGGTAGGATTAGTATTACAACTGATTTGTGGAAATCTGGTCAAAAAATTCAATGTATGATTGTGACTGGTCATTTTATTGATTCTGATTGGGTGCTTCAAAAATGTACgttgaatttttgcaatgttCCTCCTCCTCATACTGGAGTTATTATAGTTGATACTCTAA TGCAAGATGGTCTTGGTCAACTTGGTGGTGTGATTGATGTTGTTAGAGAAGGGATAAAATACTTGAACAATTCAGAATCTATGCTTCTTGAATTTgccaaaattaaaaaacagCTTCAGTTGCCCTCTAGAAAACTAATTTTGGACTGTCCCACAAGGTGGAATAGCACCTATTTGATGTTTGCTTCAGGTTTAGAGTTCAAGGATGTCTTTCCAAGATATGCAGACATTGACCCTGGATTTCACTATGTTCTTATTGATTTTGAGTGGATGAAAGTGGAAGAAGTGTGCAAATTTCTAGGAATATTTCATGAAATCAGTGATATGATTTCCGGGTTTGAGTATCCAACAGCTAACATTTTTCTTGTGGAGCTCTATAGGATTAAAGAGCTTTTAAATGAAAAAGCTCTTGATCCTTTTGAGCATATTCGGGCAATGGCTGGAAGTATGTCTGCTAAATTTGATAAGTATTGGGGGGAAAGTAATGTGCTGCTATCTTTGGGTGCAATTTTGGATCCGAGATACAAAATGTTCCTTATTAATCATGCCTTCCGGTGA